The genomic DNA CCTGCCACTGCGTCCATTGCAGTGCTGCCGTTCGACAACCTCAGCGACGATCCGAAACAGAACTACTTTGCCGACGGGCTGACCGATGATCTGATCACGCTGCTGGCCAAGCAGCCACGGCTGCTGGTCATTGCACGCGATTCCTCCTTCATCTACCGCGGCCAGATCGACAACATCACCGAGGTGGCCGAACGACTCGGCGTGCGCTACCTGCTGCGCGGCAGCGTACGCCGGGTGGCCGATGAGCTGCGTGTGAACGCGCAGATGATCGACAGTCAGGATCGCGGACATGTGTGGGCCGAGCAGTACCAGCGAACGACCAATGACCTGTTCCGGATTCAGGATGCCATTGCCTCGAGTGTGGTCGCGGCCCTGTTGCCGAACGCCGACGAAACGATCAGCGCGGCCGTAACGCGCAGCGACGAACCCGCCGCCTACGATCAGTTTCTATATGGCCGACAGAGTTTTTATCTGTACGCGAACCGTAACGAGAATCGCGCGGCGCGCGAATTCTTCACCAAGGCGGTCGAGATCGACCCGGGTTTTGCCGGGGCCTGGGCCATGCTGGCGTGGACCCATGCATTTGATGCCATGAACGGCTGGGCGGACGATCGCATCCAGTCACTGACGAGCGCCTATGATCTGGCCACCCGTGCCATCGGGTTGCAGCCGGATCTTCCGGTCGCCTATTTCGTACGCGGTCTCAGTCACCGCGAGCGCGGCGACTACGTCAAGGCGCTGGTCGAGGCCGAGAAGGCGATCGAATACGATCCGAACTATGCGAACGGACACCTGCTGACCGCGACGCTGCTGTATTACGCGGGGCGTCCCGAGGAAGGTCTGAAACGCATCCAGCAGGCGATGCGCATCAATCCGCACCACCCGTACAACTATCCGTTCCATCTCGGCCAGGCCTATTTCGTGCTGCACCGCTATGCCGAGGCGATCCAGGCGTTCAGGGACGGGCTGGTTTCCAATCCGGCCTCGGAACGCCTGCACCTGTGGCTGGCGGCGGCCTATGCGCGTGCAGGCGCGATTGAAGACGCGAAGTGGGAGGCCGAACAGGTTCGCACGCTCAATCCCGAGTTCTCGCTGGAGCGCATCCGCACGGCCTTTCCATTCAAGGACCCGGCCGAACTCGAGCACTTCACCGGCGCCCTGGCCCTCGCGGGACTGGATGGCTAGCGGGCCGCTGGGCGGCCCTCCCCTGCCACGCGCTCGCAATCGTGTCAGTCAGAATTGATGGCGCAGCGCGCGCAGACCGCTTGCGCCGAGCAGACCCAGCAGTCCGAGCAGCCCGACCCATCCGATCACCGGTACCAGCTGCGGAGGGAAGAAGTAGCCATCCTGACCCGCGTCGGTCAGCTGGCCGCCGGTAGCCAGCACACCGTTGGGATCAATGCCCGCTGTCAGCACTACGCCGGCAGGCAGAGTCGCATCGTCCGTATCCACGGTCACTGGACCCTCGAGAATCAGCACGCCCCAGCGCCCGTCCTGATCCGTGGTGGTGCTGGCATTGGACCCACCGTTGGTGAGGTCTACCGTCACGCCCTCGAGTCCCGGTTCGCCGTCGTCGCGGATGCCATTGCGATTGCGGTCGAGAAAGACCTCACCCTCGATCGAGGCCTGGAAATTCTCGCCGTCCGGGCAGCTGCCGGGCGTGGAGTAGACATCGGCCTTCGCGAGCTCGCAGCCGGGCGCAACCAGGACGGAAACATCCACCGGCTGCGAACGAAGGGGCAGACTCGCAACGCAGAAAACTTGAAACGCCCCGTCCGTAAAAATGCTTTCGATCGGTGCCGCGACCCCATCGAATGCAAACGAGGGTGACGCGGGGACCAGATCGGTGCCCGAGATGTAGATGCAATTCCGGTACGCACCATCGAGGAACGCGCCGCTAAGCCCGTTGTTGCACACGGGGCCTACGAACGCATCGCCCGGCCCACCGCCCGGTCGGATATCCGAGACCGAGCAAACGGCAAACGCGGACGGCGACAGCAACACGGCAACAAGCGAAAGCACTGCTGCGAAACGCACTGGACGCGACACGGACGACCCCCGAAGTCAGTACGCTCCGCCCCCCGGAGCACTTTGATGTTAGTGCCGCACCCGAAATTGCACAACAGAAATCTGCTCTCTCACAGACGTCCGGCTACATGAACCCTCTTGCCAGATAGAACACCAGGGCCAGACCAAGCGCCCCGGTGACGCCGTTGACCACAACGCCGGTGGAAAGGCTGTAACCCGGCGGGAACTCGCCCGGTCCGAGCGTTTTCAGCACGCGCCGGAATTGCCGGATTGAGAACACGGCCATGAATACCGCCAGCAACACGAACGACTCGCCAACAAAAAACGAGATATGCCGCTGAAAGAGCTTGATCTCCTCGCGGCCCGCGATCTGCAGAAACAGGCCAAAGCGTTCGACCAGAAACCCGAACGCCATGAGCGAAATGCTCGTCCGGTTCCAGGCGAGCAGGGTGCGCTCGGCGGCGAACAGTACCCGCGGATCGTTCAGATCCGACATGAACGCCGGCTAGTCACGACGTTCCGCGGCATGCGCGCGGTACCAGGCACAGGTTTCGGCGAGGCCGTCTTCGAGCGAAACCTTCGCCCTCCAGCCCAGCGTGTGGATGCGCGAGACGTCGAGCAGTTTGCGCGGCGTGCCGTCGGGCTTGCTCGCATCGAAGGCAATCTCGCCATTGAATCCCGTGACTTTCGCCATCGTGCGTGCAAGCTCGGCGATGGTGACATCCTCGCCGGTGCCGACATTGAGATGCGAACACATCGGTTGGGTGTTCGCCGCCCAGGTCGCATCGTCGAGTTCCAGCACATGCAGACAGGCCGCGGCCATGTCGTCGACGTGCAGAAACTCGCGCATCGGTCGTCCGCTGCCCCAGACCGTCACGACCGAATCACCACGCCGCGCCGCTTCGTCGAAGCGCCGCATCAGGGCCGGAATCACATGACTGTTGGTCGGGTGAAAGTTGTCGCCGGGCCCATAGAGATTCGTCGGCATCACGGAACGGTACTGCGTGCCGTACTGCCGGTTGTAGGACTCGCACAGCTTGATGCCGGCGATCTTCGCGACCGCGTAGGGCTCGTTGGTGGGTTCCAGCGTTCCAGTCAGCAATGCATCCTCGGCCATGGGCTGGGCGGCCATGCGCGGGTAGATGCAGGAACTGCCGAGAAACAGCAAACGCTGAATGCCGGCCCGGTAGGCGGCATCGATGACGTTCGCCTCCATCATCAGGTTCTGCCAGATGAATTCGGCGGGATAGGTATTGTTCGCGTGAATGCCACCGACCTTCGCCGCGGCAAGGATCACGGCGTCGGGCCGTTCCTGCGCAAAAAAATCCCGAACCGCGGCCTGATCGGTCAGATCGAGCTCGGCATGGGTTCGCGCGATCGGCGCCGGATAGCCAGCGCTGGCAAGCGCTCGCAGGATCGCCGAGCCCACCATGCCGCGATGACCCGCGACATGGATGCGCGCATCGCGCGCGAGCGCGCTCACTCGTGGCGTTCCGGCGTGGCGAAACCGGCCTGCAGACACAGCTCGTCGCGGCGCGCGGCCTCCAGATCGGCATCGACCATTTCATGCACGAGTTCGTCGAACTTCACGCGCGGCTGCCAGCCGAGTTCTTCGCGTGCGAGCGCGGCATCGCCGAGCAGGGTCTCGACCTCGGTCGGCCGGAAGTAGCGCGGGTCGACGCGCACGATGACCTGACCGGGTTTCAGCACCTTCGCCGCATCGCCGGTCACGGATTCGACACGCCCCTGTTCGTCCACACCGCTGCCTTCCCAAGCGACGGCAATACCCAGTCGCGCCGCGGCGCGCTCGACGAACTCGCGCACCGAATGCTGCTCACCGGAGGCGATGACGAAATCACGCGGCTTCTCCTGCTGGAGCATGAGCCACTGCATCTCGACGTAATCGCGTGCATGGCCCCAGTCGCGCAATGCGTTCAGGTTGCCAAGCCACAGCGTGTTCTGCAGGCCGAGCGCAATGCGCGCCAGCGCGCGCGTGATCTTGCGCGTGACGAAGGTCTCGCCCCGCAGCGGCGACTCGTGATTGAACAGGATGCCGTTGCAGGCATACAGCCCGTAGGCCTCGCGGTAGTTCACCGTGATCCAGTAGGCATAGAGCTTCGCGACCGCATATGGCGAGCGCGGGTAGAACGGTGTCGTCTCGCGCTGTGGCGTTTCAACGACCTTGCCGAACAGCTCGGAGGTCGATGCCTGGTAATAGCGCGCCCGATCGCCGAACCCGAGCATGCGGATCGCCTCGAGCAGGCGCAGCGCGCCAAGTGCGTCGGCGTTCGCCGTGTACTCCGGCTCCTCGAACGAAACGGCCACATGGCTCTGTGCGGCAAGGTTGTAGACCTCGTCGGGCTGCACCTGTTGCAGGATGCGCACGAGGCTCGATCCATCGGTCATGTCGCCGTAGTGCAGAAAGAAGCGCCGGTCGCTTTCGTGCGGATCCTGATACAAATGGTCGATCCGGTCGGTATTGAACAGCGAGGCACGACGCTTGATGCCGTGCACCTCGTAGCCCTTGCCAAGCAGAAACTCGGCAAGATAGGCGCCATCCTGGCCGGTAATCCCGGTAATCAACGCGATCTTTGACATGCCTTGGCCTTGTAGAATGCAGTGCGCCGCCCTGTCGGGCGGATAACCGCGGCATTCTATCAGGCGCTTTCATGGCCACGCGCTCGTCTTCACTGCTCGCCGAACACTGGCGCGCGCATCGCGCGGGCGTGTCGCTGCTGGCGGTATTCGCGGCGCTCGAGTCGGTCGCGACACTCGCCCTGCCATTGCTCGCGGCCGGCGCCGCGGCGCTCGCGCTCGACACGGCCGAAAGCGGGTCGATGGCCTCCCTGATCACCATCGCCATCGGCATCCTGACGGCTCAGGCACTGACGCGTTTTGCCGCTGGCTGGTTCGGCGGCCGACTGGCGATCGACGTCGCGACCGAACTGCGCGTGCGCGTGTTCGATCACCTGCAGGCGCTGCCACTGGACGCGCACCTCGGCCGGCGCCGTGGCGACCTGCTGACGCTGCTCGGCACCGACAGCGACCGGGTCTCCGCGCTGATCGCCATGACCGGCGGCACGCTCGCCGGCATCGTGATCACCGCGCTCGGCGCGGTCGTCATGATCGCGCGCACGGACCCATGGCTGGCGCTGGCCGCGGCCATCTGTGTACCACCGATCGCGATCGCCTCGCGCCTGTTCGCGCGCCGGCTGCGGCCGCTCGCGCGCCAGGCCGCCGACAGCGGCGCCGAACTGACCGCACACGCCGAGGACTCGCTCGCCGCGATCACCGCCGTGAAGGCCTTCGCGCGCGAACCCGAGCAGAGCGCGCGGTTTACGGCGCTGGCGCGCCATTCGGCCGGCCTCTACAGGAGGCTCGCGGCGATCAGCGCCGGCGTCGGACCGGCCGTGCAGTGGCTGGTCGCGCTGGCCGTGCTGGCCCTGGTCGCGCTGGGGGTCGCGCGCGCCAGCAGCGGACAGTTCAACGCCGGCGGCCTGACGGCCGTGACCCTGTACGCCCTGCTGCTGGCGCGGCCGGCCGGCGTGTTCGCACAGTTCTGGGGCCAGTGGCAGCAGGCACGCGGCGCGGCGGCACGCATCGCCGAACTGCTGGCGACCGAGCCCGAATCGCCGGCCCACTCGCTGCCGGACCTGCGTGTCCATGGCGGCGCGATTGCGCTGGCTGGCGTGCGCTATGCCTATCCCGGTCGCGCGGCGGTGCTCGCGGGCCTTGATCTCGTCATCCGCGCGGGCGAAACCCTGGCCGTGACCGGCGACAACGGCGCCGGCAAGACCACGCTGGCGCATCTGATCCTGCGCCTGCACGACCCGGACGCGGGCCACATCCGGATCGACGGGCAGGACCTGCGCGAGGTCTCGCTCGCAAGCCTGCGCCGGGCGATCGGTTACGTGCCGCAGCAGGTGCTGCTGGTCGAAGGAACGATCGCCGAGAACATCGCCTGGGGCGATCCGTCCGCCGACCGGACGCGCATCGAACAGGCCGCCGAACACGCACTTGCGCGCGGATTCATCGACGCATTGCCCGCGGGCTTCGAGACCCGCATCGGGGATCAGGGCGTGCGCCTGTCTGGCGGGCAGCGCCAGCGCATCGCGCTGGCACGCGCGCTGCTCAAGGACCCGCGTATTCTGATTCTCGACGAGGCGACGGCGATGTTCGACCCGGGGGCGGAACTCGAGCTCGTCGGCGGACTCCGGCCCGTCTTTGCCGGGCGCACCGTGGTGTGGATCACCCACCGACCCGCGGCGCTGGAACTCGCCCATCGGGTCGTGCGAATGCATGCGGGGCGCGTCGTCGACGTGCGCCCCGGTGTTCAGGCGTAGGAACGAACCCAGCGTTCCAGCGTGCCGGCGTCCATCGCCCCGGCCTGCCGGGCCGCCTCGCGACCGTCGCGGAACACGATCAGGGTCGGGATGCTGCGGATGCCGTAACGCCCGGCGACGTCCTGCGCCACCTCCGTGTTGACCTTCGCGAACCGCACGCGCGGCTCAAGCCGCGCAGCCACGGCCGCGAATGCCGGCGCCATCATGTGACACGGCCCGCACCAGTCGGCCCAGAAGTCCACGACCACGGGCACATCGTTGCGCGTGACGTAGCGATCGAACGTCGCGCCGGCAAGTTCGGCCGGATGATCCGGCACCAGAGACGCCTTGCACTTGCCACAGCGCCCGCTGGAATCCAGGCGCTCCGCGGGCAGGCGGTTGACCGCGCCGCAGCCGGCGCAGACGATATGTACAGGTTCCGACATGGGAGGCTCCAGAGCTCGATGCCGTGCAGATGGGCACGTGCTCGAGCCAATTCAATCCATGCAGTACTGGCTGTTCAAGACCGAGCCCGAGACCTTTGGCCTCGACGACCTCGCCGCGCGTACCCGACGCACCGAGCA from Chromatiales bacterium includes the following:
- the trxC gene encoding thioredoxin TrxC codes for the protein MSEPVHIVCAGCGAVNRLPAERLDSSGRCGKCKASLVPDHPAELAGATFDRYVTRNDVPVVVDFWADWCGPCHMMAPAFAAVAARLEPRVRFAKVNTEVAQDVAGRYGIRSIPTLIVFRDGREAARQAGAMDAGTLERWVRSYA
- a CDS encoding GDP-L-fucose synthase, whose translation is MVGSAILRALASAGYPAPIARTHAELDLTDQAAVRDFFAQERPDAVILAAAKVGGIHANNTYPAEFIWQNLMMEANVIDAAYRAGIQRLLFLGSSCIYPRMAAQPMAEDALLTGTLEPTNEPYAVAKIAGIKLCESYNRQYGTQYRSVMPTNLYGPGDNFHPTNSHVIPALMRRFDEAARRGDSVVTVWGSGRPMREFLHVDDMAAACLHVLELDDATWAANTQPMCSHLNVGTGEDVTIAELARTMAKVTGFNGEIAFDASKPDGTPRKLLDVSRIHTLGWRAKVSLEDGLAETCAWYRAHAAERRD
- a CDS encoding tetratricopeptide repeat protein, producing MGRSNEQSGATANADQRDLADALRIAGWDVHPASSELIRGSKCLRLEPKVMDVLVLLARHPGQVLTRTEIEAQVWPNVVVGYDTVTGAVQKLRKALGDNPREPAIIETLPKRGYRLIAMPEPIARQTPATATARPESAAPSRPRPGHAWLATAVAVIVAALVWWQLRPDHTPPGPPPHEPATASIAVLPFDNLSDDPKQNYFADGLTDDLITLLAKQPRLLVIARDSSFIYRGQIDNITEVAERLGVRYLLRGSVRRVADELRVNAQMIDSQDRGHVWAEQYQRTTNDLFRIQDAIASSVVAALLPNADETISAAVTRSDEPAAYDQFLYGRQSFYLYANRNENRAAREFFTKAVEIDPGFAGAWAMLAWTHAFDAMNGWADDRIQSLTSAYDLATRAIGLQPDLPVAYFVRGLSHRERGDYVKALVEAEKAIEYDPNYANGHLLTATLLYYAGRPEEGLKRIQQAMRINPHHPYNYPFHLGQAYFVLHRYAEAIQAFRDGLVSNPASERLHLWLAAAYARAGAIEDAKWEAEQVRTLNPEFSLERIRTAFPFKDPAELEHFTGALALAGLDG
- the gmd gene encoding GDP-mannose 4,6-dehydratase, translated to MSKIALITGITGQDGAYLAEFLLGKGYEVHGIKRRASLFNTDRIDHLYQDPHESDRRFFLHYGDMTDGSSLVRILQQVQPDEVYNLAAQSHVAVSFEEPEYTANADALGALRLLEAIRMLGFGDRARYYQASTSELFGKVVETPQRETTPFYPRSPYAVAKLYAYWITVNYREAYGLYACNGILFNHESPLRGETFVTRKITRALARIALGLQNTLWLGNLNALRDWGHARDYVEMQWLMLQQEKPRDFVIASGEQHSVREFVERAAARLGIAVAWEGSGVDEQGRVESVTGDAAKVLKPGQVIVRVDPRYFRPTEVETLLGDAALAREELGWQPRVKFDELVHEMVDADLEAARRDELCLQAGFATPERHE
- a CDS encoding DUF202 domain-containing protein, with the protein product MSDLNDPRVLFAAERTLLAWNRTSISLMAFGFLVERFGLFLQIAGREEIKLFQRHISFFVGESFVLLAVFMAVFSIRQFRRVLKTLGPGEFPPGYSLSTGVVVNGVTGALGLALVFYLARGFM
- a CDS encoding ABC transporter ATP-binding protein, encoding MATRSSSLLAEHWRAHRAGVSLLAVFAALESVATLALPLLAAGAAALALDTAESGSMASLITIAIGILTAQALTRFAAGWFGGRLAIDVATELRVRVFDHLQALPLDAHLGRRRGDLLTLLGTDSDRVSALIAMTGGTLAGIVITALGAVVMIARTDPWLALAAAICVPPIAIASRLFARRLRPLARQAADSGAELTAHAEDSLAAITAVKAFAREPEQSARFTALARHSAGLYRRLAAISAGVGPAVQWLVALAVLALVALGVARASSGQFNAGGLTAVTLYALLLARPAGVFAQFWGQWQQARGAAARIAELLATEPESPAHSLPDLRVHGGAIALAGVRYAYPGRAAVLAGLDLVIRAGETLAVTGDNGAGKTTLAHLILRLHDPDAGHIRIDGQDLREVSLASLRRAIGYVPQQVLLVEGTIAENIAWGDPSADRTRIEQAAEHALARGFIDALPAGFETRIGDQGVRLSGGQRQRIALARALLKDPRILILDEATAMFDPGAELELVGGLRPVFAGRTVVWITHRPAALELAHRVVRMHAGRVVDVRPGVQA